The Arachis ipaensis cultivar K30076 chromosome B07, Araip1.1, whole genome shotgun sequence genomic interval TTCTTGAAAGAGACTGGTTTAAATTATGAGTCTAAACAATTTAAAAACAAGTGGGAGGCTATGAAAAGAGAATGGGGACTATGGGCTAAACTAAAAGGAAAGGAGACCGGTCTTGGTTGGGATCCTATTAAGAAGACCATGCAAGCAAATGATGATTGGTGGGATGCTAAGATTCAAGTATGttgtattttttaaaactatTTCAGAAATATCAATTTTATCGAGagatttttaattgccattttaTCGTCTCATAGGAAAATTCTAATGTGGCAAAATTTAGAGAGGAAGGTCCAAAACATCTTGATGAAATGCAGTTCTTTTTTGAAGATGTTGTAGCTACTGGTGTAGGTGCATGGACACCTTCTGAAGATATAAATGATAGTTATAATGATAAATATAATGACAAAGATAATGGTAATCAGGAAGAAGGTTTAGAAGATGAGTTAAATGATGAATCAACGCCTCCTAGTGCAATGAGACAAAAGAGAAGAAAGGTTGGAAAAAGGTCTGGAGCCTCTCAACTTTCAACTCAACTAGAACGTATAATTAATGTGTTTGAAGAAGAAAAGGCCAACGAAATAGCTCATAGAAATAACGTACCAAGTATATCTACTTGTTTAGCTATTCTCAAACAATTACCTGGACTAGAAGTGGGGAGTGATATATTCTTTATAGCTACAAGACTAATGGCAAAAAGGTCAAATAGAGAGATTTTTATGGGGCTAGAAGATTCTGCCTTACAACTTGGTTGGTTGAAGACTCATAGTTTAGCAGATGTGTCTGGTTCTTAAAGTTTTTTTGCTAGAATGTCTCTTTTTAATATATTCATGTGTtgttcaaaaaatattttctatgattatatttttttattattttctatggTTGTTTGCTATTTTATATTTAAGATGTGAACTAGTGTTTACTTGAAGATTGTGGTTGACACACAAGTGTGATTAGTGTTTATTATTTGATATTAGTTTAAAATATTTGTATAACAGGATATCTAACAGCTCAACTGAAAGTTTGTCAACTGAAAGTTTGATATCAAATACAAATGTGTCAGACAAAGAatttgaaaacaaacaaaaaatcgcAGCCAAACGTAAGAAGAAGACAATGACTTTACTAACAATCGCAACTTGTATTGATTATTTTCTAAAGTATGTTGTGAAAAATCCATGAAGAACTTCAAGGTTGACAGGAAGTAGTTGGGTAAATGAACTTTTAAATGGGCATCCTATTCGTTGCTACCAGCAATTTAGGATGAAAAAGCTTGTGTTCCTTCATCTTTGTGATGTTTTACAAAATACTTACAATCTGAAGACAACAAAATGGATTGGAATTCATGAACAAGTAGGTATATTTTTATATATCATTGGACAATCAGGTTCAATACGTAATGCAGAAGAAAGATTCCAacatttaggagaaattatttctAGACAATTTCATTGTGTATTGGATGCTGTTTGCAAGCTTGCTCAATATATTATTCAACCAATTGATCCACAATTCACAGATACTCCAGTGGAAATTAAAAATGATGAAAGATATTATCCATATTTTAAAAATTGCATTGGTGCGATAGATGGAACTCATATACCTATTGTTGTTCCTGCCGACAAAAAAATTTCATACATTGGTAGAAAGGGGATCACAACTACAAATGTGATGGCAGTATGTGATTTTAATATGTGTTTCACATTTGTATGGGCAGGTTGGGAGGGGTCTGCATACGATactaaaattttcaatcaagttgtgcATAGACAAAGTCTTCATTTTCCTCTTCCTCTAAAGGGTAGCATATTTGAGACTGATATTATTTATATTagattaaactctttatttttttaactgaTTTTGTGGTGCACTAAATTTTTGCTAGATAAGTACTACTTGGTAGATTCTGGCTATCCGTGTTTTATGGGGTTCTTAGGTCCTTATAAAGGTCACAGATACCATCTTCCGCATTTTAGATTGGGTCCCAGAGCAAGAGGAAGAAATGAAGTATTCAACTACTATCATTCTAGCCTTAGATGTACAATTGAACGCTCATTTGGATGTTGTAAAGCAAGATGGAAAATTTCAGGTGCCATGCCATCGTTTTCCTTAGACACACAAGTTAGAATTATTGGTGC includes:
- the LOC107607070 gene encoding uncharacterized protein LOC107607070, with translation MKEEMEFMKDNDVWDLVELPEGVKPIGCKWIFKTKRDSKGNVERYKAYLVAKGFTQKEGIDYKETFSPVSSKDSFRTIMALVAHFDLELHQMDVKTVFLNGDIDKTMYMVQPENYVSDSSAGNIDPPPPFSVPSEPAYIPSSGKFGRKFKADWNERNTVILMKICKEEMVAGNRPGTHFNKVGWANLKTKFLKETGLNYESKQFKNKWEAMKREWGLWAKLKGKETGLGWDPIKKTMQANDDWWDAKIQENSNVAKFREEGPKHLDEMQFFFEDVVATGVGAWTPSEDINDSYNDKYNDKDNGNQEEGLEDELNDESTPPSAMRQKRRKVGKRSGASQLSTQLERIINVFEEEKANEIAHRNNVPSISTCLAILKQLPGLEVGSDIFFIATRLMAKRISNSSTESLSTESLISNTNVSDKEFENKQKIAAKRWEGSAYDTKIFNQVVHRQSLHFPLPLKDKYYLVDSGYPCFMGFLGPYKGHRYHLPHFRLGPRARGRNEVFNYYHSSLRCTIERSFGCCKARWKISGAMPSFSLDTQVRIIGACMALHNFIQRNDTSDEQFEEFHENFDLMGEGEGEVEEPVSNDITWEGPNAESARKMELIREQIKNQLPDRL